ATGAGTGCTAGTCCATGATTATTTTGTTAATTGTTTATCCGATTCTGCTACTTTCTCTTCTGCAGATGTTTTTAATCCTTCGACTTCAGCTTTGATTTCATCAGGTACAAACTTCACTCTGTTTATATAATTAACGATTACCTGATAATCTGTTTTCATTGCAGTCAAATCCGCTGGATCATACGTTTTAGTTTGATTTTCATTATTTTTAATAAATGCTGATGCAATGTAATAGAAGTCTTTCTGTGATTCAGTCTTTAAAGAAACTGTCTGTTTGACTACTTCATCATAGTTTTTTTCTACTATCAATTTGCTGAACTGCTGATCTTCAGCTGTTAACTCTCTTTTATTTGTCTTTTCTTCTTTAGCGGCATTTGTTCCCTCTTCAGTTTTCTTTTCTTGAGGAGTAGCGGTCTCTTCCTTTTCTTGCGTTCCGCACGCTGTTAATGCTAGAAGTAAAATCAAAAAAAGTGATAAAACTTTTTTCATATAAATGCTCCTTTATCTATGTAGTTGTTCTTAGCGTAACTATTATGTACCTATTTATCCCACATTTCAATATATTTTTTTAAAATAACAATATTCTAAATAAAAGAAAAAAACCACTTTATCTATAGATAAAATGGTTTGGTTTCGTGTATTATTTGCCTTGCTGTTTATTCATAGCAGACATCATTTGGTTAATCTTCTTCTGAGAAGGCTTCATACCCATTTGCATCATCATCATTTTTAGCATTGATTTATCAACGTTTTTAAGACTAATCCGAATCCCTTATTCTATTATGAAAAGTATACCTTATTTTTACCAAAACGTCTATAATAAGTGCCATTTTTACTTAAAATTGGTTTATCATTCTTTGGATATAGTTATGGTTTTTTGATGAGATTTTCACACGTAAAAATAGTGTCAAATAACAGTACTTTCTTATATTTTACACGGTTCTGTTTTTTAACTCTGATTGGAGGAGCAGAAGTGCTACTTCACAATTCAACCTTTAAATCATTGTATTTGGTGATAACCCGCCCCCACTAAAACAAAAGACACCCTTTAATGAGTGCCTTCAATGTCTTCTCATATTCTCAATGATTTAATAAAAAGTGTTCTTTTTAGCTCTTATTAGGTCATAAATTCGACACCAAAAATCTCTTTATTATAGGCAATCAATATTATTTATTGTTTCTACTAAGAAGCAATTGTGTAGACGTATCTATATCTGAAAAGATATTCTTAATTAGTTTTAATATTTCTCTAGAATTTGTTGTTGAAGCATTATAATCAGGGTCTTCCAGGAAAGATTCCCTGAGATTAATCCTAATAGTGTTCAAAAAAGCATTTCTGATGTCGTTTGATTCAAATATACCATTAAGCAATTCCGTATCTGTATATAACTTATTGAATATACCTGCTAATATCATAGCAATTGAGATTTGAAATTTGTAGTTCCTGCTTGATACACCATAAAGTTCTTTTGAAAAAGGAAACTCACATACCTCATGTATTTTAATGATAAATTTATTGAAGTCTTCGAATATACTTTTTACTAAATGGAAGTTCTCTTGTACTTGGGTTGGATTACTTTTGTCTAAATCAGCTTTTTCTTTCATATAGTTTTCAGCATATACTAATGATTTTTCATAGTTTTCATTAATGCCATACTCTAAAATACTAAGTATTACAAACAGGCCTTCCTGCACTTTTTTCTTTTGAATCCTATCTTTGGTTATATTGTATGAATGATATAGTTCTGGCTGACCTTTTTTATTATAAAGATTGAAAGTAAAGTTGTTTATATATGTATTAAAAGGAGAATTATATACAGCATGTCGTATCTCTTGAGGAGATAAAGGCTTTGTTCCTTTGTTATATCTGTTGAATATCTCAAGTTCAAATTCTGTACCTGGAAAGTCTTTGAATATAGTTACCAGCAAAGTTACTTCGGTAAATTCTGATTTTGTATCTATATGTAAATCATTAAAACTTTTACCATCAAGACCATTTAAAAGTTTTAATCCATTTAGTTTAAATTCATTATTGTAAAATCTGTATAACGCACGAAGTCTATGTTGACCATCAACAACATTTGTTACCCTTACATTATTATATCTGTCAGTAGCCAAGAAAATAGGAGGGATTGGGATTCCAACTAAAACAGATTCAATAAGTTTTATTTCATCCTCAATAGAAAATCTATACTCTCTTTGATATTCTGGGGCTAGAATAATTGAGCCATTATATTTTAAAATTTCCTCATCTTTTAACTCGTGTTCAATTGTTTGCAGTTCGTAACCTTTGTTAATTCTGTCAATTAATACACCGATGGCTAAGTTTTCAATTTCAGGGTTAATTTTATATGTATTCATTTATTCCTCGCCTCCTTCTTGTATGTATCTTAAATATTCGCTAATACTGTCTCTCATCAGTATGTCTTTACTAACAGAAGACAATTCAGGATATATTTGTGTGAAACCTACTCCCATTGCATACAGAGAGACAAGAATATCCTTTTTATGCTTGCCACATATAATGACTTTTCTCAAAATATCATCTGCTGTAACTTTTTCTTCTAAAGGCACCTCAGTATCCTGGAAGTATAAGAAAACTCCGTTTTGGGCATTGATGCGATTATTAAGCTTTCTTCCTTGGACAATTACTGGGCCATTGAAGTCATCTAGTTTTAAATCTCTATCATTTTCATTTGATAGCACGATTAAATCTGTTCTATTGCTATGTAAAGTATTTAATTTTTTGGGGTCTAAAAACCAAACAACAGCATCTTGAGAGTCATCATTTGTAAAAGCTCTTTCTACCGCAAACATTAAAGCAATGATATGAGACTGAGTAAAGTCTAAAAGTCTAGTAGGCAGGCCATAGTGTTGAGCATGAATCATCCACTCGTATGCATTCTTAATATCCCATGGAGAGTCCATATAATAATGACTATTTATTTTAAATTGATTCAAGAAGTGAGCTACTGCTTGACGAGTAAACTTTCTGTTTCCTTTTGAGTCTTTTCTTAGTGCACTGGGTAATAAAGGGTAATCACCAGTTTGTCCTCTCGATAGACTAAATACATCAGGTAATGCTTCTACATACGACATGTACTCACTTAATTTTGTAATTTTTTCTTCTTGCTCTTCTTCAAATACTTCCATATCCTCTTCATTTTTTTGTTCAACTACTAACTGACTCGCCGACTCACTTGTCATTCTTTTTTCTCCCTTATTTGTATTTCTATGGATTTTAAATAATTAGACTTGTTAATAGAATTATAATACTCCATTAAAATTAGGTAAATAATAATCTTGAATTTATTGGTAGAATTAATATTCTGTGTTGAATGGACTACCAGAGAATGACCTTCAACTAATTTATAGATTTGAACAGAAGAAAAAATTTACTTCCGGCAATATTATCTACCTCTACGTTTCGATTTAGGATTTAGTTCAACATTGGGTTGTAGGTGTGCTACCACCTCATAGAAAATCATCCCCATCAAAATTATATATACTACCCCCTTATCTAAATTAAAGGACACCCACTACTAAGTGGGTGCCTATAATATCACCTCATTACTATTCCTCTTCTTTATTTCCTATACCAAGTAGCTTTTGATACACTTGTCATACCTTCTATTTCTTTTACTGATATTTTTGGATATTAACAAACATTTATTTTTAGGTAAATTTCAGGAGTTGGAGTGCCTATATTCTTTTCCATATTTAAATTATCAGAAAAGGTGAAACGATACCTCAAGGAAAAAAAACTCATTTAAGAGTGATAATAGATTGTTCGTATTCTTCAATTATTTTATAGACTGTGTTCTTTTTTAACTCCAATAAGGTAAACCCTGATTGTAGGAGTAGAAGAGTTTAACCCTATTTCATTTTATAAACTTTTGTAAATGGTGATTACCATGCCCCACTATAAACAATGAGACACTCAAGTATAACGTTTAGTGATAAAAATATGTAAATTGGTCTAAAAAGTAGGTTATTCCCCCTATTTTAATCGCTTGAGAATCTCTCTTAATTCCTCAATTTCATATGCTGGTCTTCTACTGTGAATTACAGAATGGCAATTTGGACAGACAGGTCGCAAATCTCTAATAGGGTCTACCTCATACTTACTAGCAATTTCATGTAATGGTTTTAAATGATGAACTTGGATAATACCCTTGGCTAATTCTCCATACGCTTTTTCAAAATTAAAATTACATACAACACAATTATATCCATAATGATTCAAACTTTCTTGTCGTGCCTTTGAGTTCCTTTCATATTTATTGACCAATACCTTTTGAACAGAGCCTTCAGAGTAAGTAGAATTATTTGCAATTTCCTCAGCCGTGAAAGCACTGTTATTAAGATATGAAACCCTAGTATTTCCATTAGAAACCTTTAGTTCCGTTTTTTCACTCAGAAGTTCTTTTATCGTAAAGTAACAATGGTTTGCTTGGTGCGGATGCTTTGGCTTATTTTTTAATTCAAGGAAAGGCTTTAACATATAGAATTTATAAGGAGTATTCTGTTCATTAAAATGATATGTATTTTTTCTTTCCTCTATATAACGAATAACTCTTTCCTTTCGCTTTGTATCTTGGATTGTATTATTAATCATATTTATGTCATAGGGGTCAAGTATAAAAATATCCTCAACAAAATATAATCTCTCCATTACACCTCCCTTTCCCCTAAATGTATAATAGAGTGAATTTTTATATGGATACCCCTTCTTATCTGGACGTGCATGGATTCCATATTTATATATTAAATCTAAAGTTCCACTTGCAGGTATTGAAATAACTTCCCTCTCATATTCCTTCAAATCTGCTCCCCCCCTGACAAATTAATCAAAGCATTTTAATGTCACATTGAACAATAAACTCATATTAATTTAGACTAATTACTCATGATATTTTTCTGGGAATTTCCATTAGTTCTGTATTTTAATATTATATCACCTTGCGGGTGCGGGACAGCTCAAGCATATTTCATTTATAAAACTTTTGTTTTTGGTAATAACCTACCCCCTTATTTCAAATCCACGTTATTTGTAAGATGTTAATCATTTTCCATATTATTTTATTACGTTATATTTATAGAACACACAAACTTTTTTCTAAATAATTATACACTGATTTACAAAGTGAATTTCTAAAATAATAGAAGAGTAATATTAATAACACTAAATATCTATTCCTAAAAAAACAAATAATAGGCGGAAGGTCTAATTCTAGTCATTTGGGTCGATTAAACAAATATAAGTAAATTTTTCGTTACTATCGACCCATATTTACAATATAATGAAGTAAGGGAGAGACTCAAAATTATAAACGAGTAGAAAGTAGGAGGAATTTGTAAGAGAAAACATTGTAACTATTAATAATAGAATTACTTCATTTGCTAATAATATTGATATTAAAAACTACTTACAAAAAAATTTATTACAGAGATTCAAGATCTGGATATTAGGAATGAAGTAATCGAAAGGTTTAAGAATCTTAATTATGTACGGCCAGAATAAAAGATACTGCTAACGAATTTGTGGATAATAATAAAGATCTTGAAAATTTTTGGGATACATTAATTATATCCCGTGCTATATTGGCTGGATTTAATACTTCAAATCTGGATGTTAGATCTAGTTGTTATGATTCAATTAAAAAGAAAATGATATTATTGGGGAGATTATATGGCAAATATTATATGGCAAACATTTTCTGAACAAGAAAAAGAAGAATATATTCAATTTTTGAAAATATTCGGTTCGTTGTCAGGATTATTTAAAGATAATCAAGAGGGGAATAATGCAAAGAAGCCATATCTTTATTATCGTAATCATGAACAACTTTATGCACGCTGTTTTAATGTTGAGGACTTGACACGTAAAGATAGTGCTTTTGATGCATTGGCTCACGTAGGTGATAAGAAAGTAGGTGTGGGATTAAAAACATGGATTCACACTGGTGATTTAACTTATCAAAAAGTTGCTGAATTTAATAAGTTGGCACCAACTGAAATTCGGCCTTTGATAGATCATGCCACTCCTGAAGAAGTGATTGCAAAAGTTTCCAAATTGAGAAATGAGCGTATTTGGTTGGATAAGCGTTTGTATAATACACTGGAGGGCGATGATATTTATCATTATATTACTCGTGATGACGATGTAATGAATATCATTGAAACAACATATGACTTGGTTCAAGAAGATAGCTTGAAATTGATTTCATCAAATGGAAAAACATTTTCATTTACTGATGGATTGAGAAATTATAAGTTTTATGCAAGTAAAAGTGTTTTGTTAGAAGAATTTGACGCAACAAAACCAAATATTATTACAACTGTTCCTATTAGGCAATTTGATGATCCATTTGAATTATTGCGAACGATTGATTTTGCTGAAGATAAAACAATTCAAAAAATAGAGGAAGTAATTTACTTGCCTTTATATTCAGATGTGTCTTTTACAGTTGAAGAACATTCAGGATTTAATGCTTGGAATGGTAAACCAAAAACAAAAGGCTCGTTAACTCCTAGACCAGTATTTGAAGCCTATGCAACTATTCCGTCATGGATACATAGACTATTTCCTCGTTTCTTTGTTATTGATGCTTTCGATAAAAATGAAATAAAAAATTCGGATGGATTTAATTTACATTTGCCGGATGGAAGAATAATTCAAGCTCGTTGTACACAAGAAAATGGGAAAAGTTTACAAACAAATCCACAATCAATTTTAGGTAAATGGATCTTACATGATGTTTTAGGATTAGGGGCTAGAGAAGTTTTAACACTTAAACGTTTAAATGATTTGGGTGTTGATAGTTTGAAAATAACTAAAATTGATAATGAAAATTTCAAAATAGATTTAGCTGAAACTTATGCGTTTGAAAAATGGAAGATTGATTTGCGTAGCAAATTAGAAGAATTAAAGAAAGATAATCCACGATTACGATTGCCAGTTTTTCGTGATGAACTATTTGAAGCTGAATAACAATCATACACTTATTTTGGGGTCTAGCCGATAATCTAGTATATTATTAGAAAAGACACTTTTTGTAATATAATATAAAATACACTTTTACCCTATATAAAATTGAGAGTAAAAAAATGATTTCATATAAAAGAAGGAACTGTCTCAGTATCACTTATTATTGAAAAACTAGGCTCATACTCTAAACAAAAAAGTTTCGCCACAGCATTACGTGATTAGATCTAGTCCTTACGATGCAAATTATTGGCTATGAAGTTACTTTATTACGGGTACAAGTTAAATCGCAACATTTATTATTTCTTTTAAGATAGAGAGTGGTGGGCAAGGTATAGACCATGCCCACAAAAGAAATCAAGCTATCCCGCTATCTAGAAAATTGGGAAGTTATTAAAGATATAGCTGTCAGGTTATCAGTTAGGAATGAATAACATCTTTTTCTACAGCTTTATTAGAAGTTAATGCCTTTAGTATTTCTTTTGCAATTAATGAAACAACATCTACTGAAACAGCATTTCCTGCTTGTTTATATAGTCGTCCATCAGAAAATTCTCTCCCTCTAAATTCAGTAGGTAACTCATAACCATTGCCAATTGGAAACCCTTGTAATTTAAAGGTTTCAGCTGGAGTTAATTTTCTTACACCGTCTTTTACCTTAATCAATGGCACATTGTGTCCACCAGTTCCCATATTAGCAGTTAAGGTAGGACAAACTCCATTTTTATTTTTCCTTACATACATTCCTCTTCTTACTTGGTAAAACTCGTACTCTTCGTCAATTTGTTCTGCAATATTAACCCTTTGTTCGTTTCTTTCGTTCTCATTCATACTAAGGTATTCTTCTACAGTTAAAAAATAAGATGGGTATTTTTCTTTTGTATAATAATATTTTTCGCTATTTTCCTTTGTTAAATGAAGGTCTAGAACTCTTCTTATATCTTCTTTTCTTTGTTCCTCAGTTTTCTCGAGTTTAATTTTGTCAATTTCTTCAAATAAAGTAAAGTGTTCTGCAACCTTTGAATCTAGAAATGCAACAATATATATTCTTTCACGATTTTGTGGCAAACGTGTCACATCTTTTGTATTAATTACCCTTTCTTTAACCGTATAGCCTAAATATTCTAATTGCGCTTTTATAACCTGGTATGTTCTACCCTTATCGTGAGTTTTAAGATTTTTTACGTTTTCAAGACAAAGAACAGAAGGCTTGTCTTGTCTTTCATCTAATAATTTAATTAGATCAACGATACTCCAGAACAAATTCCCTCTTTCATCGTCAAAACCTTTTCTATTTCCAGCTATACTGAATGCTTGACAAGGGAAACCACCTACTAAAACATCTATTCTTTGTTCCAAAATTTCTTTCTGCATTTGAATATAT
This genomic stretch from Neobacillus niacini harbors:
- a CDS encoding DUF262 domain-containing protein, yielding MNTYKINPEIENLAIGVLIDRINKGYELQTIEHELKDEEILKYNGSIILAPEYQREYRFSIEDEIKLIESVLVGIPIPPIFLATDRYNNVRVTNVVDGQHRLRALYRFYNNEFKLNGLKLLNGLDGKSFNDLHIDTKSEFTEVTLLVTIFKDFPGTEFELEIFNRYNKGTKPLSPQEIRHAVYNSPFNTYINNFTFNLYNKKGQPELYHSYNITKDRIQKKKVQEGLFVILSILEYGINENYEKSLVYAENYMKEKADLDKSNPTQVQENFHLVKSIFEDFNKFIIKIHEVCEFPFSKELYGVSSRNYKFQISIAMILAGIFNKLYTDTELLNGIFESNDIRNAFLNTIRINLRESFLEDPDYNASTTNSREILKLIKNIFSDIDTSTQLLLSRNNK
- a CDS encoding FRG domain-containing protein translates to MTSESASQLVVEQKNEEDMEVFEEEQEEKITKLSEYMSYVEALPDVFSLSRGQTGDYPLLPSALRKDSKGNRKFTRQAVAHFLNQFKINSHYYMDSPWDIKNAYEWMIHAQHYGLPTRLLDFTQSHIIALMFAVERAFTNDDSQDAVVWFLDPKKLNTLHSNRTDLIVLSNENDRDLKLDDFNGPVIVQGRKLNNRINAQNGVFLYFQDTEVPLEEKVTADDILRKVIICGKHKKDILVSLYAMGVGFTQIYPELSSVSKDILMRDSISEYLRYIQEGGEE
- a CDS encoding HNH endonuclease; amino-acid sequence: MKEYEREVISIPASGTLDLIYKYGIHARPDKKGYPYKNSLYYTFRGKGGVMERLYFVEDIFILDPYDINMINNTIQDTKRKERVIRYIEERKNTYHFNEQNTPYKFYMLKPFLELKNKPKHPHQANHCYFTIKELLSEKTELKVSNGNTRVSYLNNSAFTAEEIANNSTYSEGSVQKVLVNKYERNSKARQESLNHYGYNCVVCNFNFEKAYGELAKGIIQVHHLKPLHEIASKYEVDPIRDLRPVCPNCHSVIHSRRPAYEIEELREILKRLK
- a CDS encoding restriction endonuclease PLD domain-containing protein → MANIIWQTFSEQEKEEYIQFLKIFGSLSGLFKDNQEGNNAKKPYLYYRNHEQLYARCFNVEDLTRKDSAFDALAHVGDKKVGVGLKTWIHTGDLTYQKVAEFNKLAPTEIRPLIDHATPEEVIAKVSKLRNERIWLDKRLYNTLEGDDIYHYITRDDDVMNIIETTYDLVQEDSLKLISSNGKTFSFTDGLRNYKFYASKSVLLEEFDATKPNIITTVPIRQFDDPFELLRTIDFAEDKTIQKIEEVIYLPLYSDVSFTVEEHSGFNAWNGKPKTKGSLTPRPVFEAYATIPSWIHRLFPRFFVIDAFDKNEIKNSDGFNLHLPDGRIIQARCTQENGKSLQTNPQSILGKWILHDVLGLGAREVLTLKRLNDLGVDSLKITKIDNENFKIDLAETYAFEKWKIDLRSKLEELKKDNPRLRLPVFRDELFEAE
- the dcm gene encoding DNA (cytosine-5-)-methyltransferase; translation: MNYKVGSLFAGVGGIDLGFQKATFKEDQYDIIWANEIDEYAVETYRHNFHHQMFHGDIEKIVKPEREVDKEERTRYIQMQKEILEQRIDVLVGGFPCQAFSIAGNRKGFDDERGNLFWSIVDLIKLLDERQDKPSVLCLENVKNLKTHDKGRTYQVIKAQLEYLGYTVKERVINTKDVTRLPQNRERIYIVAFLDSKVAEHFTLFEEIDKIKLEKTEEQRKEDIRRVLDLHLTKENSEKYYYTKEKYPSYFLTVEEYLSMNENERNEQRVNIAEQIDEEYEFYQVRRGMYVRKNKNGVCPTLTANMGTGGHNVPLIKVKDGVRKLTPAETFKLQGFPIGNGYELPTEFRGREFSDGRLYKQAGNAVSVDVVSLIAKEILKALTSNKAVEKDVIHS